CATTCCAAGAAGCTTTTCAGCTATCTCAATTCCAAATTTCTTCTGATGGCGGTAGTCAAATACATATAAGATTTCCTGTATTGTCTCTGCATCTATTGCGTAACCGTCCGTATTTTCTAGCGAATGCTCGATTATCTTTAGGCTTGGCTCTCTTAAGGGATGATCTAGGCCTACCGCGTAGATCACCATATTGGCATCAATGAGTTTCATTTATTGTAATTCTCCAGCGACTCCTCAATCTGCCTAACTCGTTCCTCAATGATTTGCTTCTTAACCACATCCCAATCCCCGCCAAAGTCAATTTTCTGGCTTGCCAACCACTTCACCGCCTCCCGCCTTTTCTCCAAGTCCGCCTCCAGGTACGTCTTCTCCACCGCCTCCCGGATCAGCTTCCCCACCGAAGTCTTCCGCCGGCGCGCTATCTCTTCGAGATATGAGAATTTAGATGGTTCAAATAGCACTTCCACCCGTTTTTTCAAAGCCATGTTGCTCTCCGTATAACGTATATACGGTGATTATAGTACACCTGCCAAACCCCAACCCTCACACCACCACCATCCCGTCCCCAAAACTGTAAAACCTGTAACCCTCCCGTATCGCCTCCTCATACGCCCCCTTCAGCCGCTCCCACCCCGCCAACGCCGACGTCAGCATTAGCGGCGTGCTGCGAGGCAGATGGAAGTTGGTCACAAATACATCCACCATCCTGAACCGATGCCCCGGCAGTATCAGCAGCCTCGCCCGACCCGCCGTCGCCGCCAGCCCCGACTCGCCCCGCTCTTCCGACCACAATGCCGCCTGCTCCAGGCTCCGCACGCTGGTAGTCCCCACCGCCACTACTCGACTGCCCTCCCGCCTCGCCGAATTCACCGCCTCCGCTGTGGCTGCGGTTATCTGAAAGAACTCCGTATGTATCTTGTGCTGTCGAGGGTCCTCCACCTCCACCGGCCTGAAGGTGTCCAGCCCAACGTGCAGCGTCACGTAGGCCACCCTTACCCCCTGGCCCTTCAGTTCCCCCAATAACCGATTCGTAAAATGAAGCCCCGCCGTTGGCGCGGCGGCGCTCCCCGACTCACGAGCGTATACCGTCTGGTACCGCTCTCGATTTTCCAGCGGCGCGTGGATGTACGGCGGCAGCGGGACCTGCCCCCACTTCTCCATCCCCTCCTCCATCGAAAGCCGCACCACCCGCAGTCCGTCCTCGCTCCGCTCCCGCACCTCCACCTCCACGTCCGCCCCCTCTACCACAAACCGCGCGCCCGGCTGTAACCGGCGTCCCGGCTGCCCAATGGCCTTCCACACCCCCGGCGACAGCCTCTCCAGCAGTAGAAACTCGGCACCGCCGCCGCTTCCGACCCGCTTGGCGCGAATACGCGCGGGTATCACTCGGCTGTCATTCAGCACCAGCAGATCGCCGACCCGCAGCCACCGACCAATCTCGTGAAACCGGGCGTGCTCAATATCACCAGTCTCTCGATGCAATACCAGGAGTCGTGAAGAGTCACGGGGTTCCACGGGATGCTGGGCTATAAGATCAGGAGGCAGGTGGTAATCAAAATCACTGGTCTTCATAGAACGCCTGACCACTAAGTATAAGCAATGGGCTAAAGTCGCGTGTTGAGGGCGGCATTTCGAATGTTATAATTAGCCCAGCTACTCACGAGGCTTGAAGTTTGGTTACAAAAGACACGTTTCGACAGAGCATGGCCCGTTTCGCCACCGGCGTTACCGTGGTCACCACCCTTAGCGGCCAGGGCAAAATCCACGGCATGACCGCCAACTCCTTCACGTCCGTCTGCCTGGACCCTCCCCTTGTCCTGGTATGCGTGGACTTCCGCACCAGCACCCACGGCTATATCGAAGCTACCAAAGCCATGGGCGTCAACGTCTTGAGCGAAAAACAGCAGGACGTAGGCAGGTACTTCGCCAGGAAACCCGCCGACCGCGTTGGTCCCGAGCCTTACAAGTACGCCCTCGGCCAGAGCAAGCTGCCTATCATCGAAGGCGCCCTGGCCTTCTTCGGGTGCCGCGTCATCGACACCCATGTCCACGGCGACCACTCCATCTACATCGGCCAGGTCGAGGAAGTAGTCCTCGGCAACTCCGACAAGCCCCTGCTCTTCTACGAAAGCAAGTTTACCCAGCTAAACCCGCAGTAGGTCTGGCCCTACTCGCCCTTCTCCTTCCCGTTCTGGAAGCACGTTATCGCCACCACCTTGTCCCCATCCTCCGCCTTCCACACCCTAACCCCGCTGGCGTTGCGGCCCTGTTGCGATATGCTCGCCAGGCTCGTGCGGATAACCTGGGACTGGGCGGACGACAGCATCACCTCATCCTCCACTCCCTCCGCCACCACCCGCGCGGCGGCCACTGGGCCGGTCTTATCCGTGACCTTGAAGACCCGCACACCCTTGCCGCCCCGGCCCTGCTGGCGGAAGCGGTCCAGGGCCACCAGCTTGCCGTAGCCGTTGGCGCTGACCACCAGCAGCCGTTCGTTGGGCTTCACCGTCTCCATCCCTACCACGTAGTCGTCGCTCCCGCGCCGTATGCCCCTCACTCCGCCCGCCGCCCTGCTCCGCACCGGCACCTTCTCCCCAGGGAAGCGAATGGACTGGCCCTTGGCCGTGATGATATGCACATCCTCGTCCTGTTCTACCTTCCTCACCGACACCACTTCATCCCCCGGCTCCAGGTCCATGAAGATCAGGCCGTTGCTGCGAATGTTAGCCATATTCTCAAACCGTACAGCCTTTACCTCCCCAATCCGCGTCGCGACAACACACTTCCCTTCCGTCTCCACCTCGGGCAGCGATATGATGGCGCTGATCCGCTCGTCGTCCGCGATGGCCCCGATGAGGTTCTTAACGTGGGACCCGCGGGTGTTCCTCGACGTGTCGGCGTGTATCTCGGCGCACCGCAGGCGATAGACCCGCCCTCGGTTGGTGAAGAACAGCAGGTAGTGGTAAGTGTTGGTGGCGACGATGTGCTGTACGATGTCATCCTCGCGCGTGGACATGCCCCGCACACCCCGTCCTCCGCGATGCTGCGCCCGGTAGGTGCTAAGAGGCATAACCTTCACATACCCGCGCCGGCTCACCGCCAGCACCACGTCCTCCGGCTTGTAAAGCTCCTCAAAGGTCTTCTCACCAGGCTCGCCCTTTAGGATTTTCGTCATCCGAGGACTCTTGAAGTCATCCTTCAGCTTCAACGTCTCGCCCCTGATGACCTCCAGCACCTTAGCCGGGCTGGCCAGTATCGCCTCCAGCTCCGCAATGGTCTTGAGGACTTCCTGGTACTCCTCCTCCAGCTTCTGCCGCTCCAGCGCCGCCAGCCTGCGGAGCTGCATGTCAAGGATTGCCTGCGCCTGTATGTCCGTGAGAGTCAGGCGCTGCATCAGCGCATCCTTGGCCGCCTGCACGTCCTTGGCCTCGCGGATCAGCTTGATGACCAGGTCCAGGTTCTCCAGCGCCTTTCGCAAGCCCTCCAAAATATGGGCGCGGTCCTTGGCCTTCTTCAGCAAGAACTCGGAACGGCGGGTCACCACCCGCTGCCTGTGCTGTATAAACTGCTGCAGCGCGTCCTTCAGATTCAAAATCTGCGGCTGCCCGTCCACCAGCGCCAGCATAGTCACGTTGAACGCCGATTGCAGCGCCGTGTGCTTGAACAGGTTGTTCAACACAATCTGGTCGTGGGCGTCCCGCTTCAGCTCTATAACTATCCGCAGCCCCTGCCGGTCCGACTCGTCCCGTATGTCCGATATGCCATCTATCTTCTTATCGCGCACCAGCTGCGCTATCCGCGCCACCAGGCTGGCCTTGTTGACCTGGTACGGTATCTCCGTGACGACTATCTGGCTTCGCCCGCCTCGAATCTCCTCGATGTCCGTCTTGGCCTGCATCACCACCCGGCCACGGCCCGTCGAGTACAGTTGCCGCCCGAACTCGTTGCCCTTGCCCACCAGCGCAATGGCCCCCGTGGGGAAGTCCGGCCCCTTCACGTACTGAAGCAGGTCTTCTACATAGGTGTCAGGCTGGTCGATAAGGTGGACTACGGCGTCGCATATCTCGCCCAGGTTGTGCGGCGGGATGCTCGTCGCCATTCCCACCGCGATACCTGACGCGCCGTTCACCAGCAGATTAGGCAGCCGCGCGGGCAGGACTGTGGGCTCCTTGAGCGAGTCGTCAAAGTTGGCGGTGAAGTCGACGGTGTCCAGGTCTATGTCCGCCAGCATCTCCATCGCCACCCGGGTCAGCCGCGCCTCGGTGTACCGCATGGCCGCCGGCGGGTCGTCGTCAATGCTCCCAAAGTTCCCCTGGCCGTCCACCAGCGGGTAGCGAAGCGAGAAGTCCTGGGCCATACGCACCAGCGCATCGTACACCGGCGCGTCGCCGTGGGGGTGGTACTTGCCCAGCACCTCGCCGACGATACGCGCGCACTTCTTATACGCGCTGTTCGGCCCCAGGTTCAGCTCGCTCATGGCGTAGAGGATGCGCCGCTGCACCGGCTTCAGCCCGTCCCGAATGTCCGGCAGCGCCCGCGCCACAATGACGCTCATGGCATAGCTCAGATAAGACGACCTCATCTCGTCGTCTATGCGGACGGTCTGAGGCAGGGGCCTGTCAGAGGCTGTGACCATTATTCACTCCAACTCTCTTTCTTATCTTCTAATTCTGTCTTATGGTAACCTGCGCCTTCAATTCCTAAACCAGCGCATTTCCACCAATTTGCCACATATCGGCGTTAAAACCGTCCCTCGGACACCCGTTCCGTCGCGAACAACCTGGCCCGCTCCACAAAGGCCTGCATCACGTTGCCGAACACCCTGGGCGCCTCCCCCTCCCGCTCAATGGTCGCCTGGAAGCCGATAACCCAGCTATGCTCTACGCTCTCCAGCCCCTCTATCACCCCATCCTCCACCGCGTACGCCGACGCCATAAGCCTCGGCGACCTCTGAGGCTCCTTCAAGCCCTCCGTATGGCGGCTGGTAATCTTGAAAAACCCTCCCACACCCAGAATCGCCGCCGACTTGCTCCCCGGCGATAGATAGATAGTATGTGTTGCGGCAGCGCCATTGTTCCCATCATTCGCCGCATGTCCCTTCACGGGAATCGATGGCTTTCCCCCAAAGGCCTGGTTGAGAAGACCCAGTCCCATTCCCGTAGCTAAAATCGGCACATCCCTCTCCAATGCCCGTCGAAGGAGTGACACGTCTTCTTCCAGCCACACATTCTTCGTGACCGGCGAGATAGAAGCAGCGTCTCCGGTCACGTACAAGCCACTCATCCCATCCAGGCCGGGGCCTTGCCCTAAGTGAAGCTCATTGGACCTGACCGGCTTCACATTATACTTCGCGAGAACTCCAAAATCTGAGGAGGCTTCTCTATCGGATTTCGGAGTGAGGCTAACAATAATCAACTTGCCTTAATTATACCTGAAATTGGACAGAATTTGAAATCAATGTCACAATATACTGAGCCTTGAAAACTAGTTCTCACAGATAGCGCCCCTTGGCTAAAAATACTAGGGATTGCTATCCTGGTGAGACATTTCACACAATAAGGAGACTGGGACTTGCAGCAAAAAGTTGACCTTTCACTGTATGACGCTTACACAGCTTACGTAAACGGTGTTAAGGGCACTAACGATGCCTCCGGATTCCAGGATGTCAACCGATTTGTACAGTGGTGCGGCAAGACCAGCAGCATCTCTCAGCTTAATCCTCAAATAGTCGCCTCCTACGCCGAATGGATAGGCGCCCGCGCCGGCGACGCCTCCAAGCCCCTGGAACCCGTCAAGTCCTTTCTCACCTTCCTCAAAAAGAAGGAATATATCGAAGCCAGCCTCGCCTCCCATATCCGCATACCCAAGAGCAGGTCCAAAGCCCACGCCTCCAATGGCAGTCACGCCCCGGAACGCGCCGAGCTTTCCACCCAGGGCTATCAAGACCTGGTTAACCGCCTCGAGGCCTTGAAAGTAGAGCGAGTCAAAATCACCGGCGATATTGGCCGCGCTATGGCCGACAAGGACTTCCGGGAGAACGCCCCCTTGGACGCCGCCAAAGAGCGCCAGGGCATGGTCGAATCCATGATCCGAGACCTGGAAGCCGCCTTAAGTACCGCCGTCGTTACCGGCGCCGGATCTTCCCATGAGACCATGCGAATCTCCCTCGGCAAGAAAGTAGTCCTTAAAGACGCCGTCAGCGGCCGCCAGCTATCCTACACCGTCGTCCACCCGCGAGAGGCCAACCCAGCCACCGGCAAACTTTCCAGCGAGTCCCCCGTCGGCAAGGCCATCATGAACCGCCGCCAGGGCGAAAAAGTGGAAATCACCACCCCCCGCGGCGCCATCTCCTACACCATCGAAAAAGTCCACGGCAAGTAGCTCGCTGGCGTCATACCAGCGAAGGCAGGGCCAGCTCCCTCTCTTAGCGATGGGTGCCAGGGGGCACGTCATTTCGAGTCCGCCGTGGCGGATCGAGAAACCTCAACAGCACGCCTGCCAGCATAACCCTTCATGTGACTGTCAACGACTTGCTCCAAGCGGCAGATAAGCACTCCCGAGGTATGTAATAAAAAGAGTCCTGTCATCCTGAGTCTGCCGTAGGCGGATCGAAGGATCTAATCGCCGTGACTGTTGCCACGCCCGAATGACCCCGCTTCTCCCTCCTACCCTACCTCCCCAAGCCCCGCACCACCTCCTCCACCACCTCCCCTGGCACATCCCGTCGGGACACCGCCCTCCCCACCCCTTCCAGCAGCACCCACCGGATGGCCCCGCCCTCCGTCTTCTTGTCCAGCGCCATCGCCTTAAACAACCCCTCCGAGTCCACTGCCTCCACCTTGGTAGGCAGGTTGAACCGCCGCAGCAGCCGCTCCTGCCGATTTATCACATCGTCGCCAATCATCCCCATGCGATGGCTTATCCGCGCCGCCCCCATCATCCCCACCGACACCCCCTCGCCGTGCAGGTACTTCCCGTACGACGTCGTCGCCTCCAGCGCATGGCCCATTGTGTGCCCGTAGTTCAGCAATATGCGACGCCCCAGCGTCTCCCGCTCGTCCTCCGACACAATCTGCGCCTTGATAGCCATGCTCCGGCGTATAACCTGCGTCGATATATCCCGTTCCAGCGCCATCAGCGCCTCGGCGTGCTCCTCGAACACATCCACCAGCCCGGCGTCGAGGATGAAGCCGTGTTTGATAGCCTCGCACCAGCCCTCCGCCAGCTCCCGTTTCCCCAGGGTGGTCAGCGCCTGCGGGTCCGCCAGCACCATCTGCGGCTGATAAAACGCCCCCACCAGGTTCTTGGCCTGCGGCATGTTCACCGCTACCTTCCCTCCTATGGAGGCGTCCACCATCGCCGCCATGCTCGTCGGGACCTGGACAAAGGGCATCCCGCGCAGGTACGTCGACGCCACGAACCCCGCCAGGTCCCCCACCACACCGCCGCCCACCGCTAAAATGGCGTGCCGGCGCTCCGCCCGCCGCGACGCCAGCCATTCGTAAATGTTCTGCGCCATAGCCAGGCTCTTGTTCTCCTCGCCCGCCGGTATCACAAACGCGTGCGCGACAATCCCCGCCTTCTGCAGCGACCGCTGCGCCTGCCGCCCGTACAGCGGGAACACGTTGCTGTCGCTGATGATATAGACCGGCCCCTTTATCCCAATCCCCAGCAGCCGCTCCCCCAGCCTCTCCAGCAGCCCCCAGCCCACAACGATGGGGTAGCTCCCCGTCGAATGCGTCACTACCGCCGCTACCTCACTGTCCGACGACGCGCCTCCCATCATCCTCCCACCCACCGTTTGCCACGCCCGCGCCACCTCCGCCGCCGCCTGCGCCTCCGTCAAATAGTCCGTCGACACCGTCCAATGCGCCATCGAATAATACGGCTGTCGCTGGGCCTTCAGCTCCCGTATACGCTTTAACGGCTCTCGCGATGCCAGCATGGGCCGCTCCTCAGGGTTCCGTCCTCCCCCCTGCGCCGACAGCCTCTTGTAAATCGTCTCCGGGCTCGCCTCCAACCCTACCACCAGCCCGCTCCCAAAGCACACCTCCCGGTTCCCCTCATCCATCAGCGCGCCGCCGCCCGTCGCAATGACCCGTCGTGTGCCCCCGCAGGCCCGCCGCACCTCCTCCCCCTCCATCCTCCGGAACACCACCTCCCCCTCCTGCGCGAATATCTTCGTCACCGACTTCCCCGCCCGTTTCACAATCTCCGCGTCGGTGTCGACAAACTCCCACCCCAGGGTTCGGGCCGCCAGCGCCCCCACGGCGCTCTTCCCCGTCCCCGAGAATCCAGTCAGGATTATGTTCTCTTTAGCCGCCATAAATCGCCAACGTTTGTCATTCTGAGTCCGCCGTAGGCGGATCGAAGAATCTGATCACCACGCTAGCTTGTTCACGCCGAATTATAAAGCAAAGCGATTCACAAGCCTCTCTTCTTAATTCCTCTCCTCAGCACAAAGGCCGAGCCTTCGCCGAGAACCGACATTTTAGCATGGGTAGACGTGACAATGACAAATAAAACCGGTCAAAATAGCAGAGCGCCCGTCCCTTCAAATCCCCTAATCGCGCACAGCAATCTCAATCGCCGACTTGAGGTCCTCTTCCTTCACAGGTTTTGTGATAACCCTAATCATTCCCACCGGGAGGGCTTCCAGGGCTCGGTAACTGTTTGCGTCGTCTCCATGAGCCGTAATGAATATTACCGGGATTGGACGGGCCCGCTGAATACGCTCCGCAGCCTCTATTCCATCAGCCCTTCCACCCAGCACAATGTCCATAAGCACCAGGTCCGGCTTGAATTTGGCAGCCTTCTCTACGGCCTCCGGTCCTGAGGTAGCCACATCCACGTCGGTGTAACCCCAGCCCCTGGGCATCCTTCTCAAGTCCAGGGCCACCACCCGTTCGTCCTCGACAATTAATATACGAGCCTTTTCCACGCTACATCATCCCCCCCGACCTGGGTAAACCTGATCCGGAAGGCTGTCCCGATATTTCCGTTCAATGCGTCCTGTTCCAGTTCAATCGTACCACGCAGCTGATGGGTTAGTTCGTTGGCTAGCTGTAATCCTAAACTCTCCGTCTTGCGAAAGTCCAACCCCGCCGGCAGGCCCACACCGTCGTCCGCCACCCTCAGGCTGAAGCGCCCCGGCTCCTCCTCTCGAAACTCGATCCGAATACTCCCTTTCCTGCCGCCTGGAAAGGCATATTTAATCGCGTTGGTCATCAGCTCGTTGAGTATCAGCCCGCAAAGCACCGCCGTATCAAGCTCCAGAGACCCTTTGTCTGCATCCAGCGTGACCTTTACCCGCTCAGGCTCCACGTTGTATGAATGCAGCAGGCTGTCAGCTAGATTCCGAATGTAACCGGCCATGTCTATCCCGGCCAGGTCTTTGGACTGAAATAGCTTGTCGTGAATCAGCGCTATAGATCGGATGCGCTCCTGGCTCTCTTGAAACTTTGCCCTGGCCTGGGGGTCCCTAATCTCGTCCGCCTGCATACTGAGCAGACTCAAAGTGATTTGTAGATTATTCTTCACACGATGGTGGATCTCTTTTAGAAGAACGTCCTTCTCTCGCAGCGAGGCTTTGATCTGCTCCTCCGCGCGCTTCCGCTCCGTGATATCACGGGCTATCTTTGACGCGCCAATAATCTTGCCCGCGCTGTCTCTAAGCGGAGATATCGTCAGAGAGATGGGTAATCTCTGGCCGTCCTTACTAATACGCACAGTATCATAATGCTCTATTCGTTCACCACGGCGAATGCGACCCATATTCATCTGCTCTTCGTCTATGCGGTCAGGCGGTATGATAAAGGTGATAGAACGACCAATAGCTTCCTCCGCGGTGTAACCGAAGATTCGTTCCGCTCCCTTGTTCCAACTCGTAATGGTCCCATTCAAGTCCTTGCTGACTATCGCATCCGATGTGGATTCAACTATAGCAGCAAGGCGCGCACGTTCTCCCTCCGCCCGCTTCCGCTCCGTGATGTCTTGGAATACAACTATCAGACCAACAATCGAGCCCTGCTGGTCCCGCAACGGCGACGACGAGTAGGAGACTGGGAAAAAACTTCTGTCCTTGCTAATAAAGATATCTTCAAAATCCTTCAGCACTTTGCCTTCATGTGCCACCTTAAAACCTGCGCACTCTTCGATAG
This sequence is a window from SAR202 cluster bacterium. Protein-coding genes within it:
- a CDS encoding type II toxin-antitoxin system VapC family toxin; translated protein: MKLIDANMVIYAVGLDHPLREPSLKIIEHSLENTDGYAIDAETIQEILYVFDYRHQKKFGIEIAEKLLGMFGSVVPVTTSEVSLAIHLFERYPRLQSRDAIHAAVAIVNGMDGIISADKAFDGIEGLRRFNPLEVASSL
- the queA gene encoding tRNA preQ1(34) S-adenosylmethionine ribosyltransferase-isomerase QueA encodes the protein MKTSDFDYHLPPDLIAQHPVEPRDSSRLLVLHRETGDIEHARFHEIGRWLRVGDLLVLNDSRVIPARIRAKRVGSGGGAEFLLLERLSPGVWKAIGQPGRRLQPGARFVVEGADVEVEVRERSEDGLRVVRLSMEEGMEKWGQVPLPPYIHAPLENRERYQTVYARESGSAAAPTAGLHFTNRLLGELKGQGVRVAYVTLHVGLDTFRPVEVEDPRQHKIHTEFFQITAATAEAVNSARREGSRVVAVGTTSVRSLEQAALWSEERGESGLAATAGRARLLILPGHRFRMVDVFVTNFHLPRSTPLMLTSALAGWERLKGAYEEAIREGYRFYSFGDGMVVV
- a CDS encoding flavin reductase family protein, producing the protein MVTKDTFRQSMARFATGVTVVTTLSGQGKIHGMTANSFTSVCLDPPLVLVCVDFRTSTHGYIEATKAMGVNVLSEKQQDVGRYFARKPADRVGPEPYKYALGQSKLPIIEGALAFFGCRVIDTHVHGDHSIYIGQVEEVVLGNSDKPLLFYESKFTQLNPQ
- the gyrA gene encoding DNA gyrase subunit A; the protein is MVTASDRPLPQTVRIDDEMRSSYLSYAMSVIVARALPDIRDGLKPVQRRILYAMSELNLGPNSAYKKCARIVGEVLGKYHPHGDAPVYDALVRMAQDFSLRYPLVDGQGNFGSIDDDPPAAMRYTEARLTRVAMEMLADIDLDTVDFTANFDDSLKEPTVLPARLPNLLVNGASGIAVGMATSIPPHNLGEICDAVVHLIDQPDTYVEDLLQYVKGPDFPTGAIALVGKGNEFGRQLYSTGRGRVVMQAKTDIEEIRGGRSQIVVTEIPYQVNKASLVARIAQLVRDKKIDGISDIRDESDRQGLRIVIELKRDAHDQIVLNNLFKHTALQSAFNVTMLALVDGQPQILNLKDALQQFIQHRQRVVTRRSEFLLKKAKDRAHILEGLRKALENLDLVIKLIREAKDVQAAKDALMQRLTLTDIQAQAILDMQLRRLAALERQKLEEEYQEVLKTIAELEAILASPAKVLEVIRGETLKLKDDFKSPRMTKILKGEPGEKTFEELYKPEDVVLAVSRRGYVKVMPLSTYRAQHRGGRGVRGMSTREDDIVQHIVATNTYHYLLFFTNRGRVYRLRCAEIHADTSRNTRGSHVKNLIGAIADDERISAIISLPEVETEGKCVVATRIGEVKAVRFENMANIRSNGLIFMDLEPGDEVVSVRKVEQDEDVHIITAKGQSIRFPGEKVPVRSRAAGGVRGIRRGSDDYVVGMETVKPNERLLVVSANGYGKLVALDRFRQQGRGGKGVRVFKVTDKTGPVAAARVVAEGVEDEVMLSSAQSQVIRTSLASISQQGRNASGVRVWKAEDGDKVVAITCFQNGKEKGE
- the aroB gene encoding 3-dehydroquinate synthase, whose amino-acid sequence is MAAKENIILTGFSGTGKSAVGALAARTLGWEFVDTDAEIVKRAGKSVTKIFAQEGEVVFRRMEGEEVRRACGGTRRVIATGGGALMDEGNREVCFGSGLVVGLEASPETIYKRLSAQGGGRNPEERPMLASREPLKRIRELKAQRQPYYSMAHWTVSTDYLTEAQAAAEVARAWQTVGGRMMGGASSDSEVAAVVTHSTGSYPIVVGWGLLERLGERLLGIGIKGPVYIISDSNVFPLYGRQAQRSLQKAGIVAHAFVIPAGEENKSLAMAQNIYEWLASRRAERRHAILAVGGGVVGDLAGFVASTYLRGMPFVQVPTSMAAMVDASIGGKVAVNMPQAKNLVGAFYQPQMVLADPQALTTLGKRELAEGWCEAIKHGFILDAGLVDVFEEHAEALMALERDISTQVIRRSMAIKAQIVSEDERETLGRRILLNYGHTMGHALEATTSYGKYLHGEGVSVGMMGAARISHRMGMIGDDVINRQERLLRRFNLPTKVEAVDSEGLFKAMALDKKTEGGAIRWVLLEGVGRAVSRRDVPGEVVEEVVRGLGR
- a CDS encoding response regulator, with amino-acid sequence MEKARILIVEDERVVALDLRRMPRGWGYTDVDVATSGPEAVEKAAKFKPDLVLMDIVLGGRADGIEAAERIQRARPIPVIFITAHGDDANSYRALEALPVGMIRVITKPVKEEDLKSAIEIAVRD
- a CDS encoding PAS domain S-box protein, whose amino-acid sequence is MSRAKKLPQNSPQSSVDATPISTPGTSGRGPRNSSNGRSKDGKGARGSNGAGKTNGRRGVEETLIGGEHSFSQMFDVLPAAIYTTDAEGRLTYFSPAAVEFSGRVPELGSDKWCISWKLYYPDGRPMPHDECPMAIALKEGRTVRGAEAIAERPDGKRIWFAHYPTPLRDAEGRITGGINMLVDISERRRAEEALWRKEQELTDFVENATIGLHWVGPDGRVIWVNQAEVDLLGYTREEYIGHHISEFHADQAVIEDFLRRLSNREELHSYEARLRCKDGSIKYVLIDSNVYWQGDRFIHTRCFTRDITERKQAEESLRRSEAEARRLLELNQTTTANMGEGMYTVDTHGLVTYMNPESERLFGWTSEELIGRRMHDVTHYKRPDGTPFPIEECAGFKVAHEGKVLKDFEDIFISKDRSFFPVSYSSSPLRDQQGSIVGLIVVFQDITERKRAEGERARLAAIVESTSDAIVSKDLNGTITSWNKGAERIFGYTAEEAIGRSITFIIPPDRIDEEQMNMGRIRRGERIEHYDTVRISKDGQRLPISLTISPLRDSAGKIIGASKIARDITERKRAEEQIKASLREKDVLLKEIHHRVKNNLQITLSLLSMQADEIRDPQARAKFQESQERIRSIALIHDKLFQSKDLAGIDMAGYIRNLADSLLHSYNVEPERVKVTLDADKGSLELDTAVLCGLILNELMTNAIKYAFPGGRKGSIRIEFREEEPGRFSLRVADDGVGLPAGLDFRKTESLGLQLANELTHQLRGTIELEQDALNGNIGTAFRIRFTQVGGDDVAWKRLVY